ACGTCAAGGACGGCCGGGTGGTCAAGGGGGTGAACTTCGTGGACCTGATCGACGCGGGCGACCCGGTCGAGCAGGCCCGGCTCTATGACCGCGAGGGGGCGGACGAGCTGACCTTCCTCGACATCACCGCCAGCGTCGAGGCCCGCGACACCCTGTACGACGTGGTCAGCCGCACGGCGGAGCAGGTCTTCATGCCGCTGACCGTCGGCGGCGGGGTTCGCGTGGTGGAGGACATCCGCAAGCTGCTGCTGGCCGGGGCCGACAAGGTCTCGATCAACACGGCCGCCGTCTCCCGGCCCGACTTCGTCCGCGAGGCGGCGGAGAAGTTCGGTTCCCAGTGCGTCGTGGTGGCGGTCGACGCCAAGTCGGTCGGGCCCGGCAAGTGGGAGGTCTTCACCCACGGCGGGCGGAACCGCACCGGCCTCGACGTGGTCGACTGGGCGCGCCGCATGGCGGAGTACGGGGCCGGCGAGATCCTGCTGACCTCCATGGACCGCGACGGCACCAAGTCCGGCTTCGACATCGAGCTGACCCGCGCGGTCGCCGATGCCGTACGCGTCCCCGTGATCGCCTCGGGCGGCGTCGGTACGCTCGACCACCTGGTGGCCGGCATCCGCGACGGCCACGCGACGGCGGTGCTGGCGGCCTCGATCTTCCATTTCGGCATCTTCTCCATCGGGGAGGCCAAGGCGCACATGGCGAAGGCCGGCATCGACATCCGCGACACCTCCAAGTCCGGGCAGGCCGCGGCATGAGCGGGCAGGGCATCGGCGCCGCCGTGCTGGACCGGCTGTACGAGACGGTTCGGTCCCGCCGCGGACAGGACCCGGAGACCTCCTACACCGCCAAGCTCTATTCCCGCGGCACGCCCAAGATCGCCCAGAAGCTGGGCGAGGAGGCGGTCGAGGCGGTGATCGAGGCGATCCGCGGCGACAAGCAGAAGCTGGCCGAGGAATCCGCCGACCTGCTCTACCATCTGATGGTGCTGTGGGCCGATACGGGCGTGAAGCCGGAGACCGTCTACGGCATCCTGGCCGACCGCGAAGGCATCAGCGGCATCGCCGAGAAGAAATCACGCAAGCAAGGCAGCGGGGGCAAATGATGGCCTACGATCCCAACAACGTGTTCGCCAGGATCCTGCGCGGCGAGATCCCGTCCAGGAAGGTCCACGAGGACGAGCACACCCTGGCCTTCCACGACATCAATCCGCTGACGCCGAGCCACATCCTGGTGATCCCCAAGGGGCCGTACGTCTCGTTCGACGACTTCTCGGAGAAGGCTTCGGACGCCGAGATCGCCGCCTTCGTCCGGGCGGTCGGCAAGGTGGCGCGCGACCAGGGGCTCGCCGGCGACGGCTACCGTATCCTCGCCAACATCGGCGAGAACGCCAACCAGGAAGTGCCCCACCTGCACGTCCACATCTTCGGCGGCAAGCGGCTCGGCCGCATGCTGCCGAAGGAGTAGGTCGACCTTCGCGAAGCGAACGCCGACGGCACGCGCCGACGTTCCGGAACGGTGTCAGAAAACCGCCCGGATGGCGTCCAGGGCTTCCCGTGAAGCCGCCGCCAGCACGCGGCCGTCGAGGCGCATGACGTCGTAATCGGCACCGTCCAGGAACGACGCGGCGCCACCGACCTCGCGGCTGATCAGAACGCCCGCGGCGTGGTCCCACGGCTTCGATCCCTGGGACAGCGCGAACTGCCGGCGGCCCAGCGCCAGGTCGATGTAGTCCAGCGCCGAGCAGCGATGGTTGCGGATCTCCCCGACGATCCCGGCGGCGGCCAGGGCCGGGTCCGGCTCCAGCCAGTCCCCGGCGTTCCAGTAGGCGGAGCCGACCGCCCGGGAGAGCGGCGTCGTCCGGTCGGCTTCCAGGCGCCGGCCGCCCGACCAGGCGCCGCCGCCCAGCACCGCCGCGACCGTGACGTCGTTGATCGGGTCGTGCAGCCAGCCGCCCCGGATCTCGCCGCGGGCCACAAAGGCCAGGATCGTCCCGAACACCGGGATCCCCTCGGAGAAATTGAGCGTCCCGTCGACCGGATCGATCACCCAGACCGGCTTGTCCCCGAGCAGCGCGTCCAGGGCGGACGGGTCCCGGGAGACCAGCTCCTCCCCGATCACCAGCGTGTCGGGATAGGCTTCGCTCAGCAGGCCGGCCAGCATTTCCTCGGCTTCCGTGTCGGCGATCGTGACCGGGTCGCCCGGCCCCTTCTCGACGACGTCGCCGGCACGCAGGTTGCGGAACCGGGGCAGGATCTTCTCTTCCGCCGTCCGGCGGATCAGGCCGCTGACGCGGTCCAGGTCGATCATGATGGAAGCTTTCGGCTGGGAACGGGATCGGGCTTGGGGATCAGGGCTGCTCGACGATCACGGTGAAGGGGTCCGGGCAGCGGGCCGCCGGCCGCATCGCCGCCGCCGGCGTCAGGGCGGCGGCCTCACCGGCGGAACAGGCCAGCGCGAAGGCCGAGTCGCCGATCCCGGGCGGAGTATCCCAGGCTCCGGGCGGCGGAAGCAACCGCTGTTCGACGCCGACCTGGGGCGCGCGGTCCGGGCGCGGGCGCCCGTCGTCGCGGCCCGGGGGCGCCGTGAAGCTTCGCAACTCCGGCTTGGATGCCGCCTGGGCGGTCCAGCCGGGGAGGGACGCGATGACCAGGGTCGCCAAGGCGGCCGCGATGCGGATTGCGGGGATCATCACGGTCACGCGGACTTCGCGCGCCGCGCCTCGCGGTTCATGAGGTCGCGAAGAGTCGCGATCAGCGCGTGGCCCTTGGGCGTCAGGGAGATGATCTTGCGCCGACGCTCGCGCGGGTCCTCCTCCGCCTGGACGAGGTCGAGCCCCGGCTTGCCGAAGCTGTGCCATTTGCTCAGCGCCGCGACGTTGCGCGACGCCGAGGACTGGGCGATGCCGAGGCGTTCCGCCAGCTCCCGCATGGAGATGCCCTCGTTCTCCGCCAGGGTCAGGAACGACAGGGCATACTGGATCGGCAGGTCGGGATCGAGCTTGCGGAACTCCTCCAGCACCCGCGTCAGCGAGGTGATCTCGTCATGTCGGACGGCTCCCGCCATTCAGGACTCCCCGCGATGTTCCGGCCTTTCCGGGCGACCATCGCGCCGGTGTGTAGATCGCGTGCCAGCGGCCGAGCCAGAGCAGAAGCTCGCCGCGCTCGCGCCGGACCTCGATCCAGGTGCCGGGCCAGGCGCCGGGCCGGGTCCAGCGGGCATATTCCACATAGAGCTTAGGTCCGCGCTTCAGCGTCAGGTAGATCGGCATCTCGACACCCGGGAGATCTCAAGGATTCGAAGAGGACTGCGTCGGTCGCGGCGACCATGCCGGCCGGCTTGTTCATCGAGGCGGTAGCCTGACGGTAAAATCCGCTTTGGCGGGTGCTTCGGTGAATGGCGAGCATGGATCGTCTCCTCGGGTATCGGTGCGTCGGATGGACGCTTGCATCTATCGCCGAACTCCGGGATAGATGCAAGCGCTTAAATCTTCCGACCTCGGATGCGTTCGAGCGTCAAAACGGGATCTTCGGCCATCAAGCCGATGTCCTTCTTCACATGGTCGGGCAGGTGATGAAGCGTCGCCGCCGTCCCCGCCTCGCGCCACAGGCGCAGCAGGGCGCGCAGAATGCCAAGCATGGCCGTATCCTCCGGTAGATCAGTGCAGAGGTGCAATACATCCGCTATCGGATGTATTTTGTCAACGGTCATGACGATCGGGCACCGGCCATACGGGGCCACCGGCGGGAAGCGGCTTCCCGCCGGCAGGACCGATGCTATTTCACGAGCCCCAGGTCGGTCAGGGTGCCCTCGATCTGGGTGCGCTCCGTCTTCAGGAACTCGGCGAACTTCTCCGAGGGAAGGTAAAGGTCGATCCAGCCGCGCTGCTTGGCCAGGTCCTTCCATTCGGCGCTGGACGTCACCTTGGTCATCAGCGCGTCATACTCCTTCAGCTCCGCAGGCTTCAGGTTGCCGGGAGCGAAGATGCCGCGCCAATTGACGAATTCCAGGTCGATGCCCTGTTCCTTCAGGGTCGGCGTGTCGACTCCGGGCAGCCGCTCGGGCGACGAGACGGCCAGCGCCCGCAGCTTGCCGGCCTGGATCTGCGGCGCGAACTCGTTGTAGCCGCTGACCGCCGTGGTGATATGCCCGCCCAGCACCGCGGCCAGCACCTCGCCGCCGCCGGCCGTCGCGACATAGTTCACCTTGGACGGCTCGACGCCGGCTTCCTTGGCGATCAGCCCGGCCAGGATCTGGTCGCTGCCGCCGGCCGACCCGCCGCCCCAGGACACCGATCCGGGTTCGGCCTTCAGCTTGGCGAGCAGGTCGTCGAGCGACTTCAGCGGGCTGTCCACCGGAACCACCACCGCGGAATATTCGCCGGTCAGCCGGGCCAGCGGGGTCACCTGGTCGAGCGTCACCGCCGATTTGTTGGTAATGATCGCCCCCAGCATGATCTGGCCGCCGACCAGCAGGGTCGGCGTCCGCTTCCTGCCGGTGACGAACTGCGCCAAGCCGATGGTGCCGCCCGCGCCGGGGACGTTCACGACCTGGACGTTCGGGACCAGCTTCTGGTTCTGAAGCACCTGCTGGACCGTGCGGGCATGCTGGTCCCAGCCGCCGCCCGGGGCGGCGGGGGCGATGATCTCCAGGCTCTTGATCTCGGCCCGGGCCGGGGCGGCCGCGAGGGTCGCGCCGATCACCAGGGCCGCGGCGGCCAGGGCCGGCCTGAACAGGGCGAATTGCCGGTGTGACATCAGGAATGCTCCTCCCATCTCGTCTATTCTTGGGCGCTTCCGCGCGTCTGGGCGCGGAGGCCGGATGCGTGGCATACTAGCAGAGAAGATCCCTGAAATACTTCACCGGAACAGCCTCCGCCGAAAGTCATAGGGACCGGCCGCCCCATGGCGCCACGGTCGAGGCGGCTTTGTCACAAATCTGTCTTGCAATATGGGTAAACTGAACGCCCGATCTACGGAAAGTCTCGATAGGGTGGAGCAAATACCCGTACCTGCCATGTGGGATTTCGGAAAGTACTCGAAGCTTCATCATGTGATACGGCGCACTGCAGAACAGTTCACGGTCGCGTTTATTCGGCTTCCATCCCGCACCGACGGCCTCGGTTTTTCCCGTGCCGCCGGATCACCGGGGTTCTCTGATTCCTGACAGCACTGCTTACTGCAACGCACTTGAAGGTTGTGCGGGCCGCATACCGGTATTCCCAAAGGATATTCCCGAAGAACAAGGGGCCGGTCCGCACAGGAGGGAGCAGATTATGACTGGAGACACTATCCGCCGTTCCGATTCCCGCGCCGTCTGGCTCGCCGGGGCGGCTCTCGCCCTGGCCGTCGCGGGCGGCGCCTATACCTATGTCGGCGTTTCCCATCCTGCCCAGGCCCAGACGGCGGCGACGCCTCCGCCGCCGGTCACGGTCGCCAAGCCGCTGCGCCGCGAACTGATCGAGTGGGACGAGTTCACCGGCCAGTTCTCGGCCGTCGATTTCGTCGAGATCCGCGCCCGGGTCAGCGGTTATCTCGAATCGGTGCATTTCCAGGACGGCCAGCTCGTCCGGAAGGGCGACCTGCTCTTCGTGATCGATCCCCGGCCGTTCGAGGCCGCCGTGGCCTCCGCCAAGGCCCAGCTCGCCCAGGCCAACGCCCGGCTCGACCTCGCCAACCAGCAGCTCGCCCGCGCCGCGTCGCTCCGCCAGCGCGACGTGCTGTCGGGCAGCGTCTATGACGAGCGCATCCAGGAGGCGCGGGTCGCCACCGCCGGCATCGAGGTCGCCAAGGCCGCCCTGCGGACCGCCGAGCTGGACCTGGAATTCACCCGCATCACGGCACCCTCCGCCGGGCGGATCAGCAAGCGAGAGGTCAGCGTCGGCAACCTGATCGCCGGCGGATCCGGCGGGACGCCGACGCTGCTGACCACCATCGTCTCGCTCGACCCGATCTATTTCGACTTCGACATGAGCGAGAGCGACTTCCTGGCCTATCAGCGCGCCACCGCCCGCGGGCTTCTGGCCCAGCAGCGCGACGGCGGCGTCCAGGTCCAGGCCCGCCTGTTCGACGAGCGCGACTGGCCGCTGAACGGCCGCATCGACTTCATCGACAACCAGGTGGACCGCGGCGCCGGCACGATCCGGGCGCGCGCCGTGTTCGACAACCCCGACCTGATGCTGACCCCCGGCCAGTTCGGCCGGCTGCGCCTGCCCGGATCGGAGCTCTATACCGCCACCCTGCTGCCCGACAGCGCCATCGTCAGCGACCAGTCCAACAAGATCGTGCTGACCGTGGCGGAGGACGGCACCGTCGTGCCCAAGCCGGTCCGCCCCGGCCCGATGGAGGACGGGTTGCGGATCATCCGCTCCGGCCTGGACCCCGAGGACCGCGTCATCATCAGCGGCATCGTGCGCGCCCGGCCCGGCTCCAAGGTGACCCCTCAGCCCGGCGAGATCCAGGCGGCGGAGGTGAGGCCTTGAAGCTTTCACACCTGTTCATCGAGCGGCCGATCTTCGCGACGGTCCTGTCGATCCTGATCACCCTGATCGGCGGCTTCGCCTATTTCAGCCTGCCGGTCGCCCAGTACCCGGAAATCGCGCCGCCGACCATCGTGGTCAACGCGACATATCCCGGCGCCTCCGCCGAGGTCGTCGCCGACACGGTCGCCGCCCCCCTGGAGCAGGAGATCAACGGCGTCGAGAACATGCTCTACATGTCCTCGCAGTCGACCGGCGACGGGCGGCTGGTCGTGACCATCAGCTTCGCGCTGGGCACCGACCTGGACACCGCCCAGGTGCTGGTCCAGAACCGGGTCGCGGTGGCCGAGCCCCGCCTGCCGGAAGAGGTCCGGCGGCTTGGCGTGACGGTCCGCAAGAACTCGCCCGACATGCTGATGGTGATCCATCTCAGCTCGCCCGACGAGTCCCGCGACCAGCTCTACATCTCCAACTACGCGACATTGCAGGTCAAGGACGTGCTGGCCCGGCTGGACGGCGTCGGCGACGTCCAGGTGTTCGGTGCCCGCGACTACGCCATGCGGATCTGGCTGGACCCCGACCGGATCGCCAGCCGCAACCTGACCCCCGGCGAGGTGGTGGCTGCGCTGCGCTCGCAGAACGTCCAGGTGGCGTCGGGCGTGCTCAACCAGCCGCCGGTGCCGACGCCGGGCGCCTTCCAGCTCAACATCGAGACGCTGGGCCGGCTGGTCGATCCCCGGCAGTTCTCCAACATCGTCGTCAAGACCGACCCCGACGGCCGGGTGACGCGCGTGCGCGACATCGGCCGGGTCGAGCTGGCGGCCCAGGACTACGGCACCAACGGCTACCTGGACGAGCGGGTGGCCGTGCCGCTGCTGATCTTCCAGCGGCCCGGCTCCAACGCGCTGGAAACCGCCGAGCGGCTGAAGGCCACCATGGCCGAGCTGTCCCGGTCGTTCCCCGAGGGCCTCCGGTACGACATCGTTTACAACCCGACCGAATTCATCGCCGAATCGGTCAACGAGGTGATCAAGACGATCTTCGAGGCGGTCATTCTGGTCGTCGTCGTCGTGATCCTGTTCCTTCAGACCTGGCGCGCCTCGATCATCCCGATCCTGGCGATCCCGGTGTCGCTGGTCGGCACCTTCACCGTGCTGGCCCTGCTGGGCTACTCGCTCAACACCCTGTCGCTGTTCGGCCTTGTCCTGGCGATCGGCATCGTGGTCGACGACGCGATCGTGGTGGTGGAGAACGTCGAGCGCAACCTCCGGCAGGGAATGTCCCCGCGCGAGGCGGCGCACCGGACCATGGACGAGGTCGGCGGCGCCCTGATCGCGATCGCGCTGGTGCTGACCGCGGTGTTCATCCCGGCGGCCTTCGTCTCCGGCATCTCCGGCCAGTTCTTCCGCCAGTTCGCCGTCACGATCGCGGCGGCGACCGCGATCTCCTGCTTCGTGTCGCTGACCCTCAGCCCGGCGCTCTGCGCCCTGCTGTTCAAGCCGCACGGGCACGAGGAGCACAAGCGGGCCTCGCCGCTGATGCGGCCGGTCAACGCCTTCTTCCGCGGCTTCAACCGGCTGTTCGACCGGCTCGCCGGCGGCTACGGCGGCATGACCCGCCGGCTGGTCCGGCTGCCGTTGCTGGTGCTGCCGGTCTACGGCCTGCTGGTCGGGGCGACCTGGTGGCAGTTCGACCGGGCGCCCACCGGCTTCATCCCCAACCAGGACCAGGGCTACCTGATCACCGTGATCCAGCTCCCGCCGGGAGCCTCGCTCGCCCGCACCGACGCCGTGGTGCGGGAGGCGACGAGGATCATCCTGGAGACGGAGGGTATCGCCCACGCGGTGCCGTTCGCCGGGTTCGACGGCGCCACCTTCACCAACGCGTCCAACGCTGGCGCCATCTTCGCCGCCATGGAGCCGTTCGAGGAGCGGCTGCCCAAGGGCCTGACCGCCGACCGGCTCCAGCAGGATCTGTCCGGCCGGCTCGCCGGCATCCAGGACGCCTTCATCATCACGATCCCGCCGCCGCCGGTGCGCGGCATCGGCAATTCCGGCGGCTTCAAGATGATGGTCCAGGACAAGCGGGGCCGCGGCCTCGACTCCCTGGAGGAGGCGACGCAGGAGATCGTGGAGGCGGCCAACGGCACGCCGGGGCTGGTCGGCGTCTTCTCCCTGTTCAACACCTCGACGCCCAAGGTCTTCGCCGACATCGACCGGCTGCGCGCCCAGATGCTCGGCGTCTCGGCCGACCGGGTGTTCGAGACGCTGGAGGTCTATCTGGGGTCCACCTTCGTCAACGAGTTCAACTTCCTGGGCCGCACCTACCGGGTGACCGCCCAGGCCGACGGCTCGTTCCGCGACGACCCGCGC
This Skermanella mucosa DNA region includes the following protein-coding sequences:
- the hisF gene encoding imidazole glycerol phosphate synthase subunit HisF; amino-acid sequence: MLKMRLIPCLDVKDGRVVKGVNFVDLIDAGDPVEQARLYDREGADELTFLDITASVEARDTLYDVVSRTAEQVFMPLTVGGGVRVVEDIRKLLLAGADKVSINTAAVSRPDFVREAAEKFGSQCVVVAVDAKSVGPGKWEVFTHGGRNRTGLDVVDWARRMAEYGAGEILLTSMDRDGTKSGFDIELTRAVADAVRVPVIASGGVGTLDHLVAGIRDGHATAVLAASIFHFGIFSIGEAKAHMAKAGIDIRDTSKSGQAAA
- a CDS encoding phosphoribosyl-ATP diphosphatase; the protein is MSGQGIGAAVLDRLYETVRSRRGQDPETSYTAKLYSRGTPKIAQKLGEEAVEAVIEAIRGDKQKLAEESADLLYHLMVLWADTGVKPETVYGILADREGISGIAEKKSRKQGSGGK
- a CDS encoding histidine triad nucleotide-binding protein, which gives rise to MAYDPNNVFARILRGEIPSRKVHEDEHTLAFHDINPLTPSHILVIPKGPYVSFDDFSEKASDAEIAAFVRAVGKVARDQGLAGDGYRILANIGENANQEVPHLHVHIFGGKRLGRMLPKE
- a CDS encoding inositol monophosphatase family protein: MIDLDRVSGLIRRTAEEKILPRFRNLRAGDVVEKGPGDPVTIADTEAEEMLAGLLSEAYPDTLVIGEELVSRDPSALDALLGDKPVWVIDPVDGTLNFSEGIPVFGTILAFVARGEIRGGWLHDPINDVTVAAVLGGGAWSGGRRLEADRTTPLSRAVGSAYWNAGDWLEPDPALAAAGIVGEIRNHRCSALDYIDLALGRRQFALSQGSKPWDHAAGVLISREVGGAASFLDGADYDVMRLDGRVLAAASREALDAIRAVF
- a CDS encoding MarR family winged helix-turn-helix transcriptional regulator; amino-acid sequence: MAGAVRHDEITSLTRVLEEFRKLDPDLPIQYALSFLTLAENEGISMRELAERLGIAQSSASRNVAALSKWHSFGKPGLDLVQAEEDPRERRRKIISLTPKGHALIATLRDLMNREARRAKSA
- a CDS encoding tripartite tricarboxylate transporter substrate binding protein, which produces MSHRQFALFRPALAAAALVIGATLAAAPARAEIKSLEIIAPAAPGGGWDQHARTVQQVLQNQKLVPNVQVVNVPGAGGTIGLAQFVTGRKRTPTLLVGGQIMLGAIITNKSAVTLDQVTPLARLTGEYSAVVVPVDSPLKSLDDLLAKLKAEPGSVSWGGGSAGGSDQILAGLIAKEAGVEPSKVNYVATAGGGEVLAAVLGGHITTAVSGYNEFAPQIQAGKLRALAVSSPERLPGVDTPTLKEQGIDLEFVNWRGIFAPGNLKPAELKEYDALMTKVTSSAEWKDLAKQRGWIDLYLPSEKFAEFLKTERTQIEGTLTDLGLVK
- a CDS encoding efflux RND transporter periplasmic adaptor subunit; this encodes MTGDTIRRSDSRAVWLAGAALALAVAGGAYTYVGVSHPAQAQTAATPPPPVTVAKPLRRELIEWDEFTGQFSAVDFVEIRARVSGYLESVHFQDGQLVRKGDLLFVIDPRPFEAAVASAKAQLAQANARLDLANQQLARAASLRQRDVLSGSVYDERIQEARVATAGIEVAKAALRTAELDLEFTRITAPSAGRISKREVSVGNLIAGGSGGTPTLLTTIVSLDPIYFDFDMSESDFLAYQRATARGLLAQQRDGGVQVQARLFDERDWPLNGRIDFIDNQVDRGAGTIRARAVFDNPDLMLTPGQFGRLRLPGSELYTATLLPDSAIVSDQSNKIVLTVAEDGTVVPKPVRPGPMEDGLRIIRSGLDPEDRVIISGIVRARPGSKVTPQPGEIQAAEVRP
- a CDS encoding efflux RND transporter permease subunit; amino-acid sequence: MKLSHLFIERPIFATVLSILITLIGGFAYFSLPVAQYPEIAPPTIVVNATYPGASAEVVADTVAAPLEQEINGVENMLYMSSQSTGDGRLVVTISFALGTDLDTAQVLVQNRVAVAEPRLPEEVRRLGVTVRKNSPDMLMVIHLSSPDESRDQLYISNYATLQVKDVLARLDGVGDVQVFGARDYAMRIWLDPDRIASRNLTPGEVVAALRSQNVQVASGVLNQPPVPTPGAFQLNIETLGRLVDPRQFSNIVVKTDPDGRVTRVRDIGRVELAAQDYGTNGYLDERVAVPLLIFQRPGSNALETAERLKATMAELSRSFPEGLRYDIVYNPTEFIAESVNEVIKTIFEAVILVVVVVILFLQTWRASIIPILAIPVSLVGTFTVLALLGYSLNTLSLFGLVLAIGIVVDDAIVVVENVERNLRQGMSPREAAHRTMDEVGGALIAIALVLTAVFIPAAFVSGISGQFFRQFAVTIAAATAISCFVSLTLSPALCALLFKPHGHEEHKRASPLMRPVNAFFRGFNRLFDRLAGGYGGMTRRLVRLPLLVLPVYGLLVGATWWQFDRAPTGFIPNQDQGYLITVIQLPPGASLARTDAVVREATRIILETEGIAHAVPFAGFDGATFTNASNAGAIFAAMEPFEERLPKGLTADRLQQDLSGRLAGIQDAFIITIPPPPVRGIGNSGGFKMMVQDKRGRGLDSLEEATQEIVEAANGTPGLVGVFSLFNTSTPKVFADIDRLRAQMLGVSADRVFETLEVYLGSTFVNEFNFLGRTYRVTAQADGSFRDDPRDIANLKTRNERGEMVPIGSVAELRDTTGPYRVTRYNLYPSTEVQGATLPGYSTGFGLDAMERIAAERLPDGFGYEWTELAYQERGAGDSGLLIFGMSVVFVFLLLAAQYESWTLPFSVILIVPMCLLAAVTGLLIRGMSVDILAQVGFVVLVGLAAKNAILIVEFAKQAEDEGMSRFDAAVEAARTRLRPILMTSFAFILGVVPLMIAEGAGAEMRQSLGTAVFYGMLGVTFFGLIFTPVFYTVMRSFARKRREAAPVQGSAPPAPAE